A single window of Rhipicephalus microplus isolate Deutch F79 chromosome 5, USDA_Rmic, whole genome shotgun sequence DNA harbors:
- the LOC119173676 gene encoding uncharacterized protein LOC119173676 produces the protein MFCFSSGVFSSSGNVKARLLTKILIEATILCEQVGLYLDYICCDGAPWNRSMWNILEIRATLNDIQCRVVHPCDKHRFLYIILDFPHLMKCVRNTMMNHGFNTHSGRAHWEHVSTMWKLDNSAITLKVTPKLARSHIFPNGFEKICLSFCSLVKSPKGGNVADGVVESVWSVEEMLHKTEDGEEDNERLPSDALEVSIDHASYTAERSDSRLVYYVAGYVARKRILSNNCD, from the exons ATGTTCTGTTTCTCTTCAGGTGTATTTTCGTCCAGCGGGAACGTGAAAGCCAGGCTACTGACAAAAATTTTAATAGAGGCAACAATTCTATGTGAGCAAGTTGGCCTCTACTTGGATTACATTTGCTGTGACGGTGCACCCTGGAACAGATCCATGTGGAACATCCTTGAAATACGCGCCACCCTAAATGACATTCAGTGCAGAGTTGTTCATCCATGCGACAAACACAGATTTTTGTACATTATTTTGGATTTCCCTCACCTTATGAAATGTGTGAGAAACACAATGATGAATCATGGCTTCAACACCCACAGTGGACGG GCTCACTGGGAGCATGTGTCAACCATGTGGAAGCTTGACAACAGTGCCATCACCTTGAAAGTGACACCAAAGCTGGCTCGATCGCATATCTTCCCAAATGGATTTGAGAAAAT ATGTCTCAGCTTCTGTAGCCTGGTGAAGAGTCCCAAGGGCGGCAACGTGGCTGACGGAGTGGTGGAGTCTGTTTGGTCCGTAGAAGAAATGCTGCATAAAACGGAAGATGGCGAAGAAGACAACGaaagacttccatctgatgcACTAGAAGTGTCGATAGATCATGCATCGTACACTGCTGAGCGAAGTGACTCCCGCCTTGTATATTATGTCGCAGGCTACGTTGCGAGAAAGCGTATACTTAGCAATAATTGTGATTAG